In the Drosophila teissieri strain GT53w chromosome 3R, Prin_Dtei_1.1, whole genome shotgun sequence genome, CGTTGAAAGAAAAGCGCGCAATTTCCTATTCAATCACAAAAACGACGGCCAAGTGACGccgactcacacacacacacacacacctaaaCACACGCAGACgccgcacgcacacaaaggCGCGCTTTCAATGGCGGCGCCTGAAGATTTCGCAACTGATTTTCATTGTCTTTGGAAATTCCGATGGACATTGTGGGCGTTTATTTACCTCGCTTCCCGGCTGAAGCTTTCCCAACATCTTGTGGACATGTGCGTCCACCTCTTTTCGCGTTTGAAACATATCTGTACTATTTTAAAACACGTTCAATTCGCTGTGGACGAGACCTCGCAAAAATGTGCTTCGCGCTTGAGTCTTCCCTCACTCGACATCCGATCGACGCGGATTACTCGAACGGTTAGGTGCCACGGCCGGAAAATCACGTAACTCCGTATGGACAATTTCAGTCGCAACAAGCTGCACTCGTTTGCGGTGCAGATCAGAACGTATATATCACTGAAATCGACTTTAAACTTAAGCTGAAGAGCACCGAAACCAACAAAATACGTGCAGACTTAGCGCTGGAACAAAAAACGATGATTGCGCATTCCCATCGATGGGCGCGAAAGTATCGCGGTACTGGTGGCTCGACCGCGAATATCGATTCCTTCGGTGGTCATTTATCGAATTAAGAACTAAAGCGGTTTTAATTAAGAATCTTTGAAATTTTTTACACTAACGACTtctgtttattattaatattatttaaaataaattacttcATTTGCACTTTCCAGAAGAGCAGCTTTCTATCAGAGACCGCGCTAATGTACGGCAGTCGCTGGTGCCAGGCCATTCCGCCGTAGGATTTCAGGGAAGCCTCCAATAGAGGAACCGTCGACTTGGCCGCGAACACCTTGAGAGTAAGCCCGATAACCATGGCGATGACCATCTCGGAGCTGCCTGGCGCAAAGCGCACCACGCGTCCGCAATCCTCGTGCACCTGTTTGACATCCGCGGGCACATAGGGTCTGTTCAGATCCCAGGTGACCACATCCCCGCCGGCCAGCGAGGTGATGAAGAGCCTGTTGCTGTGGGCCCAGTCCGCCGACATTAGGGGGAATTTGGGCGACTCCACGGAGATGATGGTCTGCTTGATCGTCACATTGTATAGATGAATGATGCCTGCAAGGATATTCCTTAGTTACACAGCACGATAAACACTAGTCGTAGCAAGCACACCTTTTTTCTCCGCCACAAGCACCTTGTTGGGATCTTCGGGATGACTCTTGACGGACATGCCAGCGGAGGACAGGCCAAAGGTTATGACATTTTCACCGCCGCCAGCCGTCGTCCAGAATCGGCAGGTGAAGTCATCGCTGACGGAGGCCAGCAGTTCGCCCTCGCAAACCCAGGACACATCGTTGACGTAGTCCGCATGCCCACGGAGCACCTGAAGCGTGTTGAACTGGGCCAGGTCGGTGCGAAATAGTTTTAGCTGGTTGCCGTTGGCCGCGCACAAAGTCACATTGTTGGGCGTGCAGTTGAGCGAGGTGTCCGGCGAAAAGGCCAGTGCACTCACGCACAGCTGTTCCTTATCGCCCAGGTCGAGGTCCTGGAGGTGTGTGTACCCGAACTCGCCGCTCTCCTCCTGCGAATTAAGTGGTaaccatttaaaatcattagcCTTTCACTGGTTTCATGTATAAAC is a window encoding:
- the LOC122621399 gene encoding nucleoporin Nup37 gives rise to the protein MRSVTDPDHSIQLNEAIYCYEICTNDFAYNLIAVAFRKHLSLLLVGLPEESGEFGYTHLQDLDLGDKEQLCVSALAFSPDTSLNCTPNNVTLCAANGNQLKLFRTDLAQFNTLQVLRGHADYVNDVSWVCEGELLASVSDDFTCRFWTTAGGGENVITFGLSSAGMSVKSHPEDPNKVLVAEKKGIIHLYNVTIKQTIISVESPKFPLMSADWAHSNRLFITSLAGGDVVTWDLNRPYVPADVKQVHEDCGRVVRFAPGSSEMVIAMVIGLTLKVFAAKSTVPLLEASLKSYGGMAWHQRLPYISAVSDRKLLFWKVQMK